TCAAGACACCGAGACGGATACCCTTCTTCGATGGAAAGCTCTTGAGGGACATCAAGCTGGACCGCAATTTTGCGGCAGCCATTGACGAGAATGGAGACTTGCTGCAATGGGGCGTGGCTTACGCACCGGACACCAAAGAGCCAGTATCGACTTTAAAGGGCAAGAATCTGACATCGCTCGTCCTTTCGAAGGATCGCATTCTAGCGCTTGGGAACAATGGCACTGTCTACAGCATTCCCGTCTCCGCGGATGAGCAGCAATCTGGCACGAAGCCATCGGAAGCAAGCTGGGTTCCATTCTGGTCAGGAAGCAGTCCCATTTCGTACCGCAAGCTTGAACCCAAGGATCTTGGCTACTCAGAAAAGGTGACTGCGATTGCCGGTGGTCTGGAACACGCTCTACTGCTCACCTCCAAAGGACGAGTCTTCTCCACTGCCTCCGCATCAGACAGCTTCCCAAGCCGCGGTCAACTCGGCGTACCAGGCCTCACCTGGAACACTCGACCCGCAGGCTCATTTGACCAACCTCACGAGATTTCGACACTCCGCGGCTTTCCTGTCAAGAAGATTGCATGCGGCGACTATCACTCCCTCGCGCTCGACGCCGAAGGCCGCGTCTTCACCTGGGGTGACAACGCTTCTGGCCAGCTAGGCTTCGACTACAACGCCGACTCCTCCATCGTAGATGCACCGTCCCTCCTCGCAACTGGTCGTCTCTACGCCGGCACATCCCAACAAGCCCGCATCACACACATCGCCGCTGGCGGCGCCAATAGCTACATCACCGTCGATGCCACCAAGGTCGCCGCGCAACTTCGCTCTCacaccgaagaagaagacccTCGCTCCCGTCTACTCCTCGGCCGCGTCACAGCCGACACCTTCGCCTTCGGCAGCGGTATCACCGGCTCCCTCGCCAATAACCGTTGGACGCACGTCCAAAGTACACCGACCCGCATTCCCGCCCTCTCCGGCCTTTTCGAATACGACGAGGTCAATAACACTTCCGTGCCGATCCGCCTCGCCCACCTTTCCGTCGGCTCTACCCATGCCGCCGCTGTAATGGCAAACATCACTAAAGTCGACGTACAATCTACCGGATCAGGAGGACACACAGACGACGACACGAACTGGGGCGCGGACGTGGTGTTTTGGGGTGGCAACGAGCATTATCAGCTGGGAACGGGAAGGCGGAACAATCTGAACAATCCGACGTACTTGCAGCCCCTGGAtcgggaggcggaggtggtgagggcgaagaagagcagcggCGCGAAAGAGGAGCATCGCTTTCATGTTACGCCGAGGAGTACGGTCAGGTTGGGAGAGGGCGGAAAGGGGAGGAAGGTCAGTGTTGAGCAGAGGGTGGAGTGTGGAAGAGGAGTTACGAGTGTGTATTCAGGTACATGAGGAGGCCGGCAGGGAAATGTACAGCTCCATCGTGTAAGGCAGGCACGACAAACGACAATCCATCACCTCAAGAGCCTCGTCCGATGTGTGGCGAGTGATCAACGCTTAGCTCGCACTCACAGTGCACGCATGCCATTGACGCACTACGTGCAGCGGAAAGTCTGCATTCATCCCAAACTTTCTGATATACAGACAAACTCGAAGCGATCCGAACCATCCAGCTCATCACCACCCAAGCTCTTCCCGCTtctacctccgtgcttccgctcaaccTGCACCGACCAAGCCAATCGAGCGAAGCATGTAAGGCGAGGAAGATTCGGAGGGTCAGTGAGCTCGGCATCGAAATCCTTTCTGCGACAACGACACGGTCCTACCGGTCAGTTCGTTCCTTGTTATTGCTTACGCTTAATTAGACAAAGTGTACACAGGTAGCTTGGAATGTGCAGTTTgggcggaagcacggaggtagaAAGATATCTTTTCCGTCATCAGACGCTGAGTGAGGTATGCCTTGCAGCATGAATGCTGGGATATCGCAGTCTGGAACCCAGCATGGCACAAGAAGCTCGTCCGAGCAGGTTCCAGTGAGCATCTTCGAAGACCGCAGACTTTGAATAACTTACAAGTCGCCTCAATTTCGGAGCTTTCGCGAACGTCAGTGTAGAGTGAAGTCATTAGAGTGAAGTCATTGGAGTGTGTAGTGCGGGAGGAGTGTTGCGAGTGTGTAGTCTGGGTCTCGAGTGCTGAACATTTGACGAGAGGGATAAGGTGAGAAGTGAAACACACAGCTCAATGATATCTCACCAGAGACGGTGGGATTTCCATTCGTGTCAACCAACTCACTTGATGTGTGAGGCTTGCGTGTGCCACTCGCGGATACCGCTCGCAGTCGATACAGCCGCAGCTGGGAGCAAATGCCGACTCTGGGGAGCAAGCGTTGGTCCTGTTAAAAAACCCATCCGGGTAGCATTCACCCTTTTGGATAACGCAAGCGCCCGACCTGACTTCGCCTCGCTCCTATGCCATGGGTATACCTGCAGTCACCAAAAGGCACCGCACGAACCGCCGGCTCGCGCATTCGTTTTAAAATAACGCCTCGCTGTGCGTGGTTCAGGCCAAGAAGCTCACTAGAGCTGCGCCTTCGTCCATGAACCGATTGAATGCAAAAAGACAGAAAGGGACCTTCGCTTGGACCTTGTGTCCATCTTCCGTGAATGCTTTTCGCCGTGTTCCCATCGACCGCACCGATGTCGTGATACTGATGTCGTGACACTTCCCCATGCGCCGGCGTGGGAGCAACGGTTTTCTTGATGCCATTTGCCCTTGACGATCGATTACTGCTCTCCGAACAGTCCCGCCAcaccctccaactcctctccgccaaccCCCTGATTCTGATTTTGATTCTGCTGCACCTGCCACTCCCTCCTTGGCCCGGCTTTGCTCTTGGCGCCATGTCCACCCTTCCCATTGACAGTGACCTTGCCCGCCTCATAGATGCTCACACCCCTCACGCCCTCCAACAACTCCAACACAACCGCTCTCATGCCCCTCTCGCTACGTCCCTTCATCCGTCCAATCGCCTTGTCCACCTTCTCTGGCTTCATCATCGGCAGACTGCACAGCACCTCCCTTGGCGTATTCGTAAGCGGCGAGTAAAGCGACAATATCTGCGCGATCACCATCGCCAGCTCCTTCTGCAGATCGGCGAAGTACGGCTCGTTGAGCGAGGTGATGCATGCTTTGAGTGCTTCTGTCGAGATAAACTCTCGGACTTGGCTCGCCGTCTCGGGAGAGATGGATAAGCTGGTAGTCGTCGGAGTCGCGCCGAAGACGGGAATGTATCCGCGAAAGACTTTGCAGATCATGCTGCAGCAGCGTGTGTCGTGCACACGCAGCACGTGGGTGCAGAAGAGGATCAGAGGTTCGAGGATGTTGGGGTCTGAGAGGATGAGTTCGGTCATGGAGGGTTTCGCTGTGGCTGCTGGAGAGTGGCTGTGGCCGTTCGTAGCGTTGCCATTTGACTGGGTCTGCACGGACAGTTGCTGCTGTTGGCGGTCGAAGTTGAAAAGCCATTCTACGAAGTGGGTCATGCTGAAGGTCAGTTGGCGGAGGACGCTTTCTGAGCGCATCTCGTCGCCTAGCTCGTCGCCATCTTGTCCTGCACGTTCGGCGGCTTGGCCAATGACTTCCCACTCCGCGGAGATCTTGCCGTCTAGCGCGAGGAAAAGATGGCGAAGGATGAGTGGGAGGAATTGAGAGCGATAGTGAGAAGGACATCGCTGGACGAGGCCGGTCGTGACATTGATCACAGGCTGGAGATGGTTCGAGCTCAAACTGCCAGCGTCGGCAAAGAGAGCTTCTGCGAGTGGAGCGGCAAGTTCTCCTGAAAGGCCGTAGAATTTATCGTCGAATTTGGTCAACAGGTAGAGGATGTGATAGCCTGTCTCGCGAACTGTGCGCATGACACCGCGGACGGTGCTTGCAAAGCCCTCAAGGGAGGATTTGCTGCCTTGGATGCGAGCGTAGAAATCGTCTTTGCTCTCATTAGATATTCCAGATTGCCAGAACCGATCTTGGTGGGTCCGCTTGACGACAGCTTGGATGTCAGGTGAGAGACTGGAGTAATTCGACATGTTGTGGAATGCTTGAGCATGGCGAAGCATCTGGAGCAAGTTTGGCAGAATCAGCGGAATCAAGCCTGACCACAATGCGGCCGCATCGTTATACTCTCTTGAACCGGTCTTCAAGGACTCGGCGCTGGCCGCGAGCATCGACTTTGTCATCCGCAGTGGCAATGCTCCGGCCTTGTCTCCGATTTCGGTCTGCCGCGCTTGTCCCCGGGCGTCCAATACTCGTGTGGACCAGTCTTGTACTTGGTGGAAGCCATGAGATTGGTAGAATTCTGGCAGGTCGCCCATTGCCAGTGAGTCGCAAAATGTTTGTAGAGTCGCGACTGAAGCAGCCAAGTCGGGATTTGTCCAAGCAGCGTGGACAGGTCTGAGCATCTGCTGCAGCCTGTTCATGCGAGGCTCAGGTTCGATATCGCCAGCGCGGTGCACAATCATGAAGAGGAAAGCTTTGTAGCCCCAAACCAGTCTAGGGTCATCGCTGTGCTTCTGGACGAGCACTTCTATCCGTGGCTCCAGTTCGTTGTACACCTCCAGTAGCGGGTTCGAGAATTTGAGCGCGATCTTCTGCAGCTCGACCACTCGCAAAGCTTCGAATGTCTTGACAGCGTCCGAGAAGATGGTGTGTGCCGGTTGATCATACAGCCGCATAGTAAGCAGATGCTGCACCATTTGCAACACGAAGCTCGTCGATGGCTCTTTCAGCGTCTTCACCACCATGACCATGGTCTCCAGTATCTGCTCCGCAACGATTGGATCGTCTGTGTGGATGTTGACCATGCCGTAGCACCATTGCTGGAGAGAATTTGCCGCATCCTGAAAGTCCTTCTGCACTTTCATGTACAGCTCCTGCTCTGGCGTGACTCCAGAGACATCTCCCATCCATGACTTGTACCCTTGTAAAGCTGCAGAGACAACATTGAATTGGGCGTCAAATTTTAGTATGGGTATCGAAGTCTTGGAGTACTTGGCGCTTTCGAAGCCGCGTGCTGCAGTGTATGGTCCATTCTCCAGCATCGACTGCATCTCTTGCAGAACAATGGACAACGCCTCGATAGGTCTGCAGCGTGCGATGGACTGAATGATCACCACACAGTATCGGCGGTAGTTGCCAAGGAAAGCGTGTCGTTCGGGAATTGTATCGAAGTCTTCGTCCAGAAATTGGAGGATGTCATCTGTTTCATCGTCGGGCAAGGCCTCGTACCGTAGCATGCGTTCGCTGCAGGTCTGGAGTAATGTCGGAAGAGCTGTGAGGACAAGATCGACGAGCTTATCTTCTTGAGCATTGATCATCTTCGTCCAGCTGTGAAGCACCGGTATCGAGACGGTCAAGCTCTTGTGTTGCAGCACCAGGAGTAGAAGGTCAAAAAGTGCTGAAAGGTCGATACCGTCATCCGCAAGTTCTGGGCGCCGTGCAATAGAGTCCGTCAGAATCGAGAGGAGTTCCGACATCTTCTTCTGCAATGCGTacttctcctcatcctcgccaggCGCGCTGCTCGTCTGTACGAATGCCTCGCGAATCATGGCGATCCGCTCTGGTTGAAGAGCTTGTTTCGTCAACGCCGACCAAGTATCGTGAAAGTGCGTGTTGTATGGCCGGCCAAGAAGTGCAAGCAGAACCTCCACAGCAGCCATTTGCAACGGCACGTTCGGCGTGTGGAACGGCAGGAACAGACAATCCACGCAGCTGACCTCGTTCACAGCCTTCAAGCTGATCCACCCCATCGTTGGCCGAAGAGTGTTCAGAGCCTTGATCGCACACATCTCATATGTTGCCGCCTCTCCACCCCCGACTCGCGCCTGCTTGACGCACAGTGCGAAGAACGAACACACCCTGTTCAGCCATCCTTCACTGCCAGCTCGTACCTCCTGTCTCGATGTCTCCCTCGACTTTGTGTGCTCCTCGTACAATCCAGCTGGGATCATGATCTCGTTCAGCGCATGTCCGAGAACCTCCGACCTCAGCCCAGCCAACGCATCCTCAGTGTGAACAATGTCCTCACTCAGTGCCTCAAGGATTCCCAACGCCAACACCTTGTTCCCCGCTCCTTTGCCCTCAGCATCCCACAGATTCACCAACAGCTGATCCATATTCAACCAGCCATCTGCCTCATCTCGATTCCCTCCTACCTCCTCTCCCCACGACCGCTTCGCAACCTCCACCCACAACTGTGCGATCTTGTTCCTCAAAAACAATGCATCTTGCTCTCGTAAGCTGCCCGCGAGACATGTGACCCACCGCCGAAGTTGTTGCGTGTCCGTTGGACTGTACTCTTGCCAGCGGTATCGGACAGCGTATTCGAGGAGTTGCAGGCCGTAGTATCGAAGTGAGTCAGGTTGTGAAAAGTCGTCCGCGAGAGCAAAGCCGTTTTGCGGGGCGTCGGGTTGCGATTTGACGGCTTCGAGGTGTTGGAGTGCTTGTTGTCGGATGTCGTTGGATATGCGTGGATCGAGAGTCGCGTTGAGGGCTTGGGTGATGTGGTCGAGAGGAGTAGAGGATGCTGATGTGTTTGACTCCATGGTGACGGCGAGGTGGATGTCAGGAGCACGCGGATGTTGTGGTAAGATGAGACTTCAAGGCGACATGTCGTCAAGGAAAAGAAGCTGAAGGACGAGCTTGTGATCAGATGGTGTCGTTGTCTCTGCCCTCTCTTCGATTATACCGCGGCGTATCTCCTCTGTTCCGAAGAGCCTGTCGATTTTGATTTGACCGATGTGAACAGCACGAGATTACAGTGCCGTCAAAGGAGTGTGAGCCGCGGCGCTTCGTTGTAGTTGACGTGTGAAAGGTGGACGTGTTGTTGTATGAGAAGGAATCTGTGCATACAATCAAACTTCAAGGGTGCTGTAGGCTGCACCGAGGCGGCGGGTCCGCCCCACTATTTATATGGAGAAAAGCCTATTTGAGTGacttcattcacttcaccaaCCACACTCCCTTGTGTCTGACATGTGAAAGGCAAAACTCCATCATAAGCTTGATTGCTGCTGTGTGCCGTGAACATTTTTCCTTTCACCATCAAAGATCACATCTGAAGAGCAGCGATGGACCAAAAAGCGACGCATGCTTTGGGCAGATCAAAATCCACCATCCCATTGACCTCATGCCCATTGGCACGCACTCAGTGGCACACGCTCGAGACCTCTGCCAAAAAGCTGATGGTCCAACAGCTCCTTCGCAAGCGACCACTCTTCGGGTCTATGCTGCTTTCGCGACGAATCATCACATCATCAAGCAatcctcttcatccatcAAGTCCTCCTCGAAGGGCTCCATCTCC
The DNA window shown above is from Zymoseptoria tritici IPO323 chromosome 11, whole genome shotgun sequence and carries:
- the MgMsn5 gene encoding uncharacterized protein (Related to yeast Msn5 that is a Karyopherin protein involved in nuclear import and export of several proteins including Swi6 and Far1 transcription factors in MAPK pathways) encodes the protein MESNTSASSTPLDHITQALNATLDPRISNDIRQQALQHLEAVKSQPDAPQNGFALADDFSQPDSLRYYGLQLLEYAVRYRWQEYSPTDTQQLRRWVTCLAGSLREQDALFLRNKIAQLWVEVAKRSWGEEVGGNRDEADGWLNMDQLLVNLWDAEGKGAGNKVLALGILEALSEDIVHTEDALAGLRSEVLGHALNEIMIPAGLYEEHTKSRETSRQEVRAGSEGWLNRVCSFFALCVKQARVGGGEAATYEMCAIKALNTLRPTMGWISLKAVNEVSCVDCLFLPFHTPNVPLQMAAVEVLLALLGRPYNTHFHDTWSALTKQALQPERIAMIREAFVQTSSAPGEDEEKYALQKKMSELLSILTDSIARRPELADDGIDLSALFDLLLLVLQHKSLTVSIPVLHSWTKMINAQEDKLVDLVLTALPTLLQTCSERMLRYEALPDDETDDILQFLDEDFDTIPERHAFLGNYRRYCVVIIQSIARCRPIEALSIVLQEMQSMLENGPYTAARGFESAKYSKTSIPILKFDAQFNVVSAALQGYKSWMGDVSGVTPEQELYMKVQKDFQDAANSLQQWCYGMVNIHTDDPIVAEQILETMVMVVKTLKEPSTSFVLQMVQHLLTMRLYDQPAHTIFSDAVKTFEALRVVELQKIALKFSNPLLEVYNELEPRIEVLVQKHSDDPRLVWGYKAFLFMIVHRAGDIEPEPRMNRLQQMLRPVHAAWTNPDLAASVATLQTFCDSLAMGDLPEFYQSHGFHQVQDWSTRVLDARGQARQTEIGDKAGALPLRMTKSMLAASAESLKTGSREYNDAAALWSGLIPLILPNLLQMLRHAQAFHNMSNYSSLSPDIQAVVKRTHQDRFWQSGISNESKDDFYARIQGSKSSLEGFASTVRGVMRTVRETGYHILYLLTKFDDKFYGLSGELAAPLAEALFADAGSLSSNHLQPVINVTTGLVQRCPSHYRSQFLPLILRHLFLALDGKISAEWEVIGQAAERAGQDGDELGDEMRSESVLRQLTFSMTHFVEWLFNFDRQQQQLSVQTQSNGNATNGHSHSPAATAKPSMTELILSDPNILEPLILFCTHVLRVHDTRCCSMICKVFRGYIPVFGATPTTTSLSISPETASQVREFISTEALKACITSLNEPYFADLQKELAMVIAQILSLYSPLTNTPREVLCSLPMMKPEKVDKAIGRMKGRSERGMRAVVLELLEGVRGVSIYEAGKVTVNGKGGHGAKSKAGPRREWQVQQNQNQNQGVGGEELEGVAGLFGEQ